The following is a genomic window from Tripterygium wilfordii isolate XIE 37 chromosome 19, ASM1340144v1, whole genome shotgun sequence.
ATTTAGACATTAATGGTGGTGGGTGTGGAGGAGAGAATCACAGTTTCGGGGGATTTGATGGGCAATGGAATGATTCCAGTGGCTCGTTTTCGCTATTTTCCGGTCAGTTTTCTGTATTCATGGATGCTCCTGTAGGTTCATTGTGGTTTTCTTGAGAAAAATTGGAAGCATTTTGATCCAATCTTTTACTCATAACACAATGCTTGCTTTTGCATTCATTCATGCAGGACTAAAACAGAAGGAAGAACCAGCTACCCAGATAAACTCAATCCATGAGGACTTATCAAAGCTGCTCAACGTAATTCCGTCCAGCGTGCAGGTTCCACAGTGGTGCAGCGACGGTGGCGAGAACTCGAATGGCCAATCCTCGGTCGTAACAGCCGATAATATGGAGCTTGAGATGCAGCAAATAGCTTCATTGTTTCCTATTACTTCCACAGCAGACCATGTTGGGAACTCTGGCTCTTGTTCTTGGGACAACTTGCCTGGAATCTGCTAAACTTGTTCAGTACTTAATTTTCGCTGGGTTTATAACAATATGACTACTAATACCAACGAGAGGTCACTCAGTTGACAATCGActacgttatatatatatgtgttcaatgttcgattccaatgacaagcatatttctcaaccgtatttcaaaaaaaggaaaaacaatatGACTCCTAATATATTCAATCTGCTTTTGCTGTAAATGTAAACAATGAATGAAATAACAGATGATAAAGTATGTTTCCGTGCCATACTTTGTTGTGCACAAAGGGCTAAATTTAGTAGAAGAAGTGTGGTTATAATTCTCATAGCAGAAAAAGTGACTCTTTTAGAGTCATTGTTAAGAGATAAGGGAATCATTGAGTGATAGTTGAATGATAAATCTCTGGGACCAAATCGTATGTGAAATTTTAGTGAGCGTAGGTTTGAAAACTTGAGTTTAGGGTCATATTAGATGTTCAGAAGACAAGCTTGTATTGTATCGTTctcaattaacaaaaaaaaaagtttatgagATGAGGGCATATCATGCGTTTGAAGATATTGTCAAATTTCAATATAAGATTAGTGAGAACCAACCAAAAATGGATCAAATCCTCGAAATAAACGCTCATAACGAATCGCTTAATTGGTTAAATTATtgtcaaaaattgaaaaaaaaaaaacccaacccGAACTGACCGTTTACATCTCTACTTGGTGATTGAAAAGCATGTTTCTATTGTACAGTAGAAAGTTCCtccaataataaaaaataaaaagtaaaaaatatttttaactttTACAGTTTTCACCACCATATAACAGGGGTATGATAAACCAACAATAAACAAGaccaaattctccaaacaagaCCAAACTCCGAAGCCTCGTTTGTTTCGACATTTTTGAATCACTTGTACGCACCCGGTTACGAGTTTTGATTCACCGTTAAGCAGTCGACGTTGATAGTTAGTATAATGGGCTCCGATTAGAATTGGTCATAGAGAGAGGATATGTCGAAGCTATTTTCGAGGATTGCTGGGCTTTTCAGCAGTCGCACTTTCACTGGTATAGACAAAGCAGGGAACAGATACTTCGCCAAAAAGGAGGAGATTGATGGTATAGGTAAGCTGCTCTTTTTTGGAATTGGCTTTCGGGACTTAATTTTTGGTTATTTGTCTTTGGCATCATAGTGCAGTTTCGCTTGTCAAATTGTAATTCTTCTGTATTTTTCTATTTGCGATCTGTTCTCCTTTTAtctccaaataatttttttcattgaattgATGTTATCACGAGTTGGGTCTGTCTGACCTTTGTTCATATATATCTGCGAACTGGGTTGTTCTAATTGTATCTGTCAGTAAGAGTAAGCTCTTACATCATTCCATTTCTCACACATACATACAGCTTGTACACATACATACAGCTTGTATATATGGCTCTGGGTGTGTGTTTAGGTAGAGTtgcacatattatgtggggggtaaggtctacgtacatcATCGATAGCTGTATTTTACTATATTTTGGTTCAATACTTGAAGTCTAGTTGATGTTTCATCGTTGATGCGGATGCAATTGGAGTTGCATTCTCTTGGCTGAAGGGAGGGGGATTTAAGTGTTCATTATGTTACAGTTGAGCATTATGGTCGATTTAGCTTAATGTAGGTGTTTCGCTTGGTTAAGCTGAATACTAGTGTCTGGGAATCGTTTTGAGTGTGTAGTGAACATTTGGAATGATTTTAGAATGGAATGCATGTGAATTAGATCATGAAAAGGTATTTGGATGTAAATTCTTGTGCAGTATCATTCTCAGTGTTTCTGATGCTGTAAATTGTTCATTGCATTAGTGAAAGAGAAAAGATGGGTGATTTTCAAAGGAGAGGAGGATCCAACCACAGTTCCTGGTAAGCACCCGGGTGAAAGCCTGTTCCTTTAGGAGATGATTGATGAACTGAAACATTTTGCTAAATACATATGTTTTATAGTTTGTtgtcaaacaaaagaaaagttttGAGACCTGCGTAATTGATAGATTTTTTGAGCAGTTTTCAATAGTGCAGAATGTTTTATTTGTGCTCAAAGTCTGGTTGCGAATTATTGTAGTTGAATGGATATGTTGGCTCAATGGGCAGCGCAAAAGAGCTCCAACTCCTGAGGTAAACTAGTTCAACTTCTACCGATATCCACTGGTCCATCTCCCATCCATTCGCTTGCCCCCTCTCCTCAACCTCGAAAGAACAATTAtataactaaaaaatatcttttaaaaggaaattaaatattttatgtgttttaAAATATGGTTTTCTGAAGTAATAGTGAAATCTTAGTTAACTTAAGAACATGCGTGTTCTCTTGAGAGATAAAGCCCATCTGATGATTTGCTTACAATAAATTTTGATTCACTGAAGTCCTTGGCATCATTAAACCCATGGTCCATGGATAATGTACAACTCATGTTATTTTTACCATATGGTGCCATGATGCAAGGCCTTTGATATTATAAGACCATTTGTTGATTGGCGATTTATTCTAATCTGTGTGTTTGGGAAAGTGAATGGTAGATGATTCTCAATCCACTTATGTCATCTCTGGACTATATGCAAGGAAACTCAGGAATCCATCTAGGAAAAGGGTTTTGATTTTGCATGCCAATTAGCTCCACTCGTTCATCTACTTCTCTCCACAACAGCCATTTCCTGTTTAAGTAGTAATCTTCATATAAGATATTTTACATTGTGGAACAATTCTTTATGTCATTTGCAATGTAATTTTCACTTCAGGAAATGATGGAGCTGGAAGCAAGACGTGAACGTGTTAGGCTAAATGTTGAACGTAAGTGTTACTAACTAGTTTCATGCCTTCAATGATTTTTTGCTGTTATTTTTCTTCAATCTTATGGCATTGCTAATGTTATCTAGTGGCGAAAGAGAATTGCTCGTGTGGATTTTAGCTAATTTAAAATCATTTAGAACAAAGGGTTTGGTGATATgccaatgatatatatatatatatgtattttttccccctttaaCTTAACATGTCATTCTTTTCCTTGCCAAAATTGTCCAAATAACTTCAGTCCTATCAATGATTGCTCACTTTGATTAATTATCTCAATCATTTGTGGTTTTTGTGAGtatgttatatttttatatttctttGGCTGGAAGTATGTTTTCACAAGTGTGATGTAAATACAAAGAACTTGGATACCGTGTTAATTGCATTAGTTCAATGTTACCAGAGGGTCAATGAAGTTATTTTAGGGTTTAATATGTGATGGTGCTTTTAAAATTGGATAATATTCAACTTCATCCAGACCCTTTTATAGTAGTTGTCTCTCATCATGcggtgagattttttttgttctatttcccctcttttcttttatttttttcaattgtttgCGAGTTATGACTTCTGATTATGTTTGCTATTATCTTCTGATTATAGTGACGTTGAAGGATTCTATGAGTAATTCCTGTGTTGTTATCTCAGATGGCTCCTTTTGATAgtctcttttaatttcttttctttatgtTCTTTGAAATACATAGTTcttaagaaagaagaagaggaaaagagGGCCAAAGAAGGTCCCGCTCGTAAAGGTGAGAGCACTGTCGGTCACTGAAATAGTTTCTCATTAACTGTTTTCTCCACTCATGCAATTgttgataattttattttttgtgtagtCAAAGCAGGAGGTCCAGACTTGAAAAGTTTCATGCAGCAAATTCCTTCTTCAGAAGGTACTGTATACCTATTACTATAATTTTGAAGGCAAGGATACATAAATCAGTGCTTGTAATTTATGGGTCTGTGGCTGACATATTTTTTGTCATGGTGTTTGTCCTTATAGCCGATGAAGCCGAGGAAGCATCTGGCACGAGGCATGAAGCGAGGTAAGTTGGATTGATTTCTCCCAAATTTTCCGCATCCAAGGTTTGTGGTTTTTGAGGTGTATTGTTGTTTTACGAGTAAGGCTACCCAGCCAAAAGATATACGAGTCATTTACTTCTCCAACAAAGTATACCTCAACATCCTTTGGCTCTTTGACATTTTGTGAATCATTCAAACTGCTGCATTGTTTTCCTGGATTTCCCAGGCCGTTGACATACTTGGTTCGTACGCAAATACTTACACTTCCATTTAAGCGCTGACTTAATTTTTCATTAACAGGAGTAAAGAGACAGAGGCAgggaaagcaaaagaagagCCTTTGCCAGAGTAAGTGTTTTTATTGTTATTAAAACACCATTTCAACAAAAGCTACAAGGGAAGAAGAAGTTGTAGATTTCTCAAATATCTATTTGCATCTGTCAAATTTCTCATCATGCATATGTTTGTATGGTGTAAAAATAATATTCTACAGGTCTTCAGAACCCACTGGATCCGGTGCATCCTTCCAACCGGGAACATGGCGACCACCAACATAAGCGCGACAAGTCAATGGATCTGAGTAAAACTTCAACCGTTGTGATCCTTCCCTTCACGCGTCTCGTTAGCTGTTCCAAATTCTATAACAAGGTTCAACTAACTTCACTACTTTTGGAGCATTCATTCATTTTTAGCTGTGGCACAGCAGACACAAGGCTTTGTTGAACTTTCATTGTTTGACAAAATCTCATATTAGATTTGTGGTAAGGACTGAAAGGGCATTTATGGATCGGCAAGGCGCTAATTAAATCTCAAGTTCAGTGTGATAccaagataaattttttttacaatttggaGTTATCTACTTCAGTTCTTGCTCTGCTGCTTTTATGTTACTGTCTTGTGCTTATATTGCTCCTGCAATGGAGAAATTCTTTGAAAGACAACTTCAAGCATATGGTAGTTACTGTTTTTGGGTGGAGAAGCTATTTGAATATCAGCATATGAATGTTGAAGTGATTGAAGTTTTCTTCAAAACCCGATTCAAGCATATGGTAGTTACTGTTATAGCTACTTCACAAGATTGGTACTATCCAAGGAGCCTGGGATTGCCATTCTTACCCTCTTCGAGGGTTTCCATCCGTGAACGCAAAGTTTATGGCTGATCAATATCGCACACCATCACTTAGCCATTGCAATTCTTTTCCTCATTGATGGCCACATGAATAGAACTAACTTCGGGATTAAGCACAGTATAAAATACATCTTTTAATGGTTTAGACCTGAGTCAGCGATTGAGCGGCAAGCATGGTCTACCACTCTACCTCATGTATGCGAGATGAAGAACTACAACTACATGTCAACCGAGGTGATTAAGACATATAATCGAAGTAGATGATATCTAGTTCGAGCCTCCCACTTCAAGGGAATACTTGAAGCAAGATATCCAATACTTTTAATAAcagaattaattaaaaaaataaaaagcctGAATTTGATAATTAATGCAAATTAAAATTGATCCTATCAGCTAAATCAAACCTTATAGAAGACGCGCCAATGTGAAGGTGGATGGCGATGTAAGAAATTAAGTTTTAAGGTCAAAGTCAACCGAAAGGTAATCATCTATCCATCACCGTCCGTTTTTTATTCAAAGGTGCATCCAACGGCCATCACCAAATCCCATCGTTTAGACTCCCCCTATATAGACTCCACGCAAGGACTGTTCAAGAAGGCTCCATTTCTTGcttcttttcagttttctcgatCAGAAGGGCTGCCTCTCTCTAGCAGCTTCTACTTGTCTGTAATCTAAACGCAAACCCTAGCCATGTACATGTATACGTctcaatcttcttctcttcttcgttCTCGCTTcgcttcctcttcctcttctctctctagagTTCAGTTACCGCTTTCTGTTTTCAGAGCCACTGCTCCGTCCTCGTTTTGCGCTCCGTCTTCTGTTTCCTTGTCTCTTTGTGATCAGAAGTTCCGGAGTTTGAGGTTCTATACTGTGTTGAGATCTCTATGTGTTTGATGCTGCAATGGTGAGTCAAATAACTTAGTTTCTGGATTATCACCTTCTCATGGAAGAGAGAAGGGGGCGAGGGTCTGAATGGTGGTTGCGTGATTTTAGTCAAATTATTAGGATAAATGTGGACAATTGTTCTTCCTTTCTCGATGATCTGTTATTAAAAATGCAGAGATACAAAGCAGATGGGCAAGACACCATTGTCCTAGCTGGAGCAGAATATGGAAGTGGCAGTTCTCGAGATTGGGCTGCCAAGGGTCCAATGCTAATAGTGAGTGCAAATTTGGTTTTGTCTGGGGCCTTGATGCCAAGCCTTGCATGGTTTTCTCCTTCCATTTCCTGTTCACTTATTATAAATTCATCTTCTGTTCAGGGAGTTAGAGCAGTGATTGCCACGAGCTTCGAGACAATTCACCGTAGTAATCAGGTTGGAATGGGGATTATTCCTCTTTCTTCTAATTTGCAttacaatttctcttctttcATCGTGAAGGATCATAGTATGAGGATCATTACTTCATTTGCAAATTAGTAGATCGCTTGCACCTTTTAGTGCAAAGTTGGACTATAGAAAAGAGGGATATGTAAAGAAgtaggagcaggagcaggagcagagAAGACAAGATTAGTCCATGAAGAAGTATGTCACTTCCAATGTTCAAACTAAAGCTTTCCTTTTCTAACCCGATTTCTTGGTATATAAGTAGAACAATATTTGTTCCCTGAAGCGACATGTAAAGATCATCTTTGACAGTTGCAAATTGATATTGAACTCAAGGGTTCGAACTTAAAAGTTGAGACTTTGATTCTAAGTTGGTGGAGTTATTTTCAAGTGCTTTGCATTAGCTCTTGATCCAATTAACCTGTGGGGCAAGTTTGCACGAGCCTAACTCACCCGAGTTTGGGCTTAGTGCACTATTCAAGTTTATATTGGTTAGAGAAAACATGAATGATGGGGAAAACAAGGAAATATAAACATCTTTTGTAGCACATTTTATTCCTTTTACTATAGCTTCAAATACTTTTGCAGGAACATTCCCAATAAGCCAAAAGCAAAGCCCTTGTGCCTCCATCACATTGAACCAATTTCATGGGTGTTTAaatttacaaaaacaaaatatcagaaaaataattaaaacctTTCACTTCCCAGTCATTTGAATAATTGACTACAACAGCAGCTAGTTCCTGCTTTGTAAAGATTTGGATGCTTTTGCAGCAAGAGCAATTGCCTTGGCCTCTGTATTTGTCATTCTCCACTCCCTCTCCGCTCGTCGTTGATGCTGCCTTGCATTCTTAGCTCGCTTTGGTGCTAGGCGTGTATCCCTCTCTACAAAGGCAAGTCTGAATTTTTCAGCCAGAGACAATTCAGTGGGACTTGAGAGAGAAGGAGACGTGGTTTTTAGTGTAAAGCCACTGACTGCCCACGTTTGGGGATCAACATCCTCGACACAGCGATCATCAAGTGCAATATCTTGTGAGACTTCTATGGGAACTTCAGCCCCCCTAAAACCAAAGGGGGATGCTTTGGGATTTACAGAAATGCGTGGGCATTCGGTTGCCAATGTCTCCAACGAATCTTTGTCGATCTTTGGCTGCAAATAAAGAGAAAGTTTTAGAAAACCCCGGGACATATAGCAAGTCAAGGCTCTGATACGTCCTTGTGAACAACTTACATTTCATACGTTTATGAATGAGTTCATTCTTAGCTGTCCCAAGTAACTACATAGTGCTCAGTTGATACACGAGCCTGAGATGTTGCCACACCAAGAAGGCAATGACAAGACATTTCTCCGCCGCTGTCAACGTATGTTATTAAATTGACACAGACGCAAGTTTTCTCATTATCaagcattttaatttttttaaagaaactgggccttttaaatttaaattttaatacaaaAATGCTATATTAATCAAAGACTTTGATATTGAACTGCACCACATAACAGTCTCTTTTTTATACGAGGTTGCGGACCACAACCACAGTACCACACTAGTGTGATTTGGGCCAATATCTTGCAGATCACAATAATTTATAGCAGGTAATGGACTTAAAATAACTATGAAAGGATAAACTGACATCATACCCACACAAGCCAGCGCAGGGATTCTGCACTATGTCCAATTTCAGCCATATCAAGTTCTTCCCAGGAATCTCCCTTCACATCATTCAGCTTTGGTTTGAATATACCCAAGCATCTACGTGCAGTGAAGTCACTCCTTGGGCACCCTCTGCAACATTAACTTTGGTTCATAGCCTGCTGGGAGGTTTATACCCTAGTTAAACCACATATCGTGGGCCTACTTAATTGTGCATGATAAAGTACAACATAAAAGACCTCGTAGAGAAAATTTCATGCTTATTCCAATGGGTG
Proteins encoded in this region:
- the LOC119985933 gene encoding NADH dehydrogenase [ubiquinone] 1 alpha subcomplex assembly factor 2-like encodes the protein MSKLFSRIAGLFSSRTFTGIDKAGNRYFAKKEEIDGIVKEKRWVIFKGEEDPTTVPVEWICWLNGQRKRAPTPEEMMELEARRERVRLNVELLKKEEEEKRAKEGPARKVKAGGPDLKSFMQQIPSSEADEAEEASGTRHEARSKETEAGKAKEEPLPESSEPTGSGASFQPGTWRPPT
- the LOC119985100 gene encoding aconitate hydratase A-like; the protein is MEERRGRGSEWWLRDFSQIIRINVDNCSSFLDDLLLKMQRYKADGQDTIVLAGAEYGSGSSRDWAAKGPMLIGVRAVIATSFETIHRSNQVGMGIIPLSSNLHYNFSSFIVKDHSMRIITSFAN
- the LOC119985065 gene encoding uncharacterized protein LOC119985065 isoform X2 gives rise to the protein MEKDKPAAASAKGITNSLKNLDLSPNYNPKYTATIPKLACKRTRTKPPSLSSLCLGVIGRHLEDIIPELGGIAVSFPADIKMAMAAIARRRKLLNDDVIISLADSAWGVLDISGSDVSDSGLAEVAGVCTHLRAVDISRCKNITAVGVSELVQNCKSLETLRCGGCPRSDFTARRCLGIFKPKLNDVKGDSWEELDMAEIGHSAESLRWLVWPKIDKDSLETLATECPRISVNPKASPFGFRGAEVPIEVSQDIALDDRCVEDVDPQTWAVSGFTLKTTSPSLSSPTELSLAEKFRLAFVERDTRLAPKRAKNARQHQRRAEREWRMTNTEAKAIALAAKASKSLQSRN